The Lactuca sativa cultivar Salinas chromosome 2, Lsat_Salinas_v11, whole genome shotgun sequence genome includes the window ggatccatctttcatCTTAAcgaacaataccggagctcctcagggtgaggaacttggtctaatgaatcctttactgagcaactcattgagttggctggataactcctgcatttctgctggagctaagtgaTACGAAGATttcgctacgggggtagctctagGAATTAGATCAATGCGGAATTCGACCTGacattcgggaggaattcctggaagttcttcaggaaacacatcaggaaagttacagacttcgggcatgctcgcgaggtctttaacttcctgtttttcgttgattacatgggctaggaatgcttggcattcctttcgcaagagttTCTGAgatttgatgcaggaaatgatgcgaagattagaGCTGAGCTTATCGCCATAGATGATGAGAGTTTGACcagaaggaaggttgagacggatggctttttcgaaataGAGAATATCAGcgtgattgggactcaaccaatccatgccaataatgacatcaaagTTCTTTATGGAAACtagcataagatcgataggaaatgaatggtcattcagggtaagggtacaacctacgaacacCTCGTTAGTGCTTTCTTTCTCactgttagccatctcgacggtaaacgttttggttaatggttgaggattaggtttaagattatgtttgaacgcatgactaacaaaacttctttcagcacccgaatcgaaaaggatactagcataagagttttcgagaaggaacgtacccgaaacaacggtgggatcggcgactgcttcctcccgtcccatggctaggactccCCTAGTTTTATCAGCTGTCaccttcttggggcagttccttttgaagtgcccaacttctccacaattatagcaggcttgaccaacacctgctccagaagattgattggcTGATTGGGCTGGTGCTTTGCAGAATCAGATCGTGTGCCCCTTTTTACCATAATTGGTGCATGACAGTTCGCGGCAGGGGCCGCGATTGTGATGGTATTTTCACTTGTCACATAAgggaaggttaccagcatatctgctagtaggtgtttgagatgtagatcccacaacagaagcagcaacaatgggggtagtagcagcatggactgctacagtctgttgtttctttgaggaccCTTGGGTAGATTGaccattcttcttcttccaaaatttccttttctcaccactcctcttagtcggctcaggagtggtagttgtttcctcaacatcatcactgtgaTCAATCAGGGTCTGGGCTAAACTCTTGGCGCTATCATACGTATCCGTCCGTGCAGCTAAGACAtttcccttggttggctgggtcagcccccaaatgaacctctctatcttcttactttccgaggtaaccattcccgggcagaggAGTGTAAGATTATCGAATCTAGAAGTATATGTAGCAAtatcagaacctttcatcttcaggttgcagagctcgtgctctaatttctacatttcgccccgagggcagtattcagctaggaggagttctttcatggcttcccaacccatggcattggctacaggtagggtcaaggatttgactaaGCCATTtcaccaagtcagagctttatcaATAAAGGTACAGGCTGCGAACTTTACTTTATCGGATTCCGAACAAGCACGGATtttgaagatggattcgattttctcgaaccatcaggaaagggaaatgacacctccagtgccatcgatgGATGtaggttttgcattcatgaaatctttataggaaccctcctttcggtgtccctgactgctttcttgattttgggtttgagtaccacctcccgaaccaccggaaccaccggtgttcaatTGAGACATAACAGCTGCAACCGCAGCGGTAACAGCTGTCTGAAACACCACAGGgtcgatttcaggaggaggtggtggtggagggttgttggtcttggagctgggtctctttcttggaggcatattgatctaataagatcaagaagagaggatgataagtcctccgaattgaatcaagagatatgacagatatatacaTTCCGAATAagtgataaagcaggaaagagttatcgaaacagataaattattgctaaaggaatgatcaaggaacaatgcgtgaatgaggatttctacaaaggattggctcgagaaatactcccatagtctttcatgattcgctacaacactggctcgatgtttgtggtatttggCTATGTTTTAGCCATgctgaacaccacagtcactcccaagcacatgttggtcgtgtctcgaatgaatatagttggccatgctatattgatcctagacatgactacataactgcccaggtttaactgcaacatacaacacccatttacttatgttttgttctacttgtagttacggatctcgacggttcggtatacttgtatacttttgaaaatacttatattttgaagtatacttttagttcagagcacttaggccccatagtgtttatagtcttataccatgtaaggtttggtatactttattcactataaacaagggctctgataccaatctgtcacaccctgaaaaccgaaggcagaaacatttccagggttgactccacgttgagtatcaaatccaatgcacatagtaagtaaagtaaacaaccattacattacatatatatatataaaagtttacatttgtttgaaagtaaggtTGTACatgtgtgatacatagtatatatatgaacaaaagtaagacgagtcttcaacgcactccgtcttcgccaaaaggaatcatcgggtacgtgtctaatgcggacctgagaatacaagcagtttgaaaatcagcataacgctggtgagttcataagcggttttgttttctgaaaatgtacaagttcctttttgtttctgaaaaagttacacgccaagaaaatcccatattttcttaaaagttggttatcaaATCCAAAGTGTAATGTAAAtaatgtacactgaaaacatgtttacccttgtgaattgtaaagtttagttatctgaattTGTTACATGATTctagttatgtacaaatgttaccctaggaaaatcccatattttcctgaatgttggttaccgatctaaaatatgtaatgtaaaagatgtatactgaaaacatgGTTACTTTTGTGAACTGTAAggtttagttatctggtttgttacacgaatctggttatgtacatatgttaccctaggaaaatcccatattttcctaaatgttggttaccaaatgtgaaagatgtataccgaaaacctggttgtccttgtgaaatgtattagttttaacatgtatataaaactaatatatacAAAGTAAACATAGTTACTTTAATCATTATTACTAtttagtaaatctctgttatccaaattgcaagttccataaccatacgatagactagatatgacaataagtagtccacatcaccttatgactttcgtcgcCCTTGAACCTtacggttcggctgtagctagcagccaggtgtggggtcgtcagccccgtatagatctatacactcaaatcacgctccctatctaataGATTCTGGTGACGGGTGCAGttctccactcgcgtatctctgtggagtgttcaccgaggacgtgtctccaatttataggaataacaaatttactagtaataatatagaAAGATCCTGTTACACATAATGATcttccactcgcgtatctctgtggagtgttaccgaggacaaaacagtgtactaagtttcatgttcaaaTTTCAAATATCATGctataatgtggaaaaccatttgtgaaatataaaacataacagtttgtAACGTATTTCACAAATAATGTGTAAGAGTGTTCTGTAAGTTCAAACGATTGTCTATTAcgattatcagtgttaaaagtATGTAATgtgaaacacaacacatgtaaaacaagttttgagtacaagtatcccttgtactttgcttgtattccccctgaaaacagtgaaaaacattgaaaaagggcaggggtatgaactcaccagtcgggaAAACGTGACGGTTTGGATGCTAgttgtcagttcggggcttgattacgctcgaggttcctatgtagtatgaaatgatatacaaatgtatctaattagacattgaaccactaattagacaTGAATATGCACTCCaagacgtgaaaacacttcaattcaagtgttaggagtgatccgggtagcatctaagggtgtgtagggcctaaatatggagtttactcttcaagagtaaactccttgaggagtttacgacccattgaccatatccccgtgattttacggccgtaaactcatgggtggtgggttcttggatgccaaatggtcatacaatgcacacgggaaggttctagggtcgattccatggcttaggaagtgatcgggacttgaaatgaccttgggaaatgagtttatggtctaaggagatgttcttggggagtttactaccttaaactcatgattttacaaccgtaaactcatgtttgtccatgaatcaaGGGCTTTGGGGTTGtaattcaatcacatgtgattctacgTCCAAAACCAAGCTATTCAAGGGGTTAAAGGCAccttaacaccctttggggggtCTTTACGCCCTAAGGaggtgggtttacggtccaagaatgttcttgggctgtaaacttaAGTTTGATGCCTTTGAGGATGTTTAGGTGCATCACATGAAAGATTATGAGGTTCTACACTCCCGTGGAAGCATTTgaaggtgtttaagggcattttgacTCACTAACATGAgcttatggtccatgaatgagggtttacagtccaagaacatgcttgggccgtaaactcatgtccatatATCAAATGATGCGATTTGGGGGTCCTAagttcatgcatgcaagtttttaGGCCGAATCTaagccctagaagtgttttggaggggttttgaGGCTTCAAAACCATCATatgaggtgttcacggttttgggagggtccccaaaccgtaaaaaCATGTTCATATGTGTTTTGGGTGATTCCAACAAGAATTTGCAAACCAttcaagttaaacaacaagtttAGGATGGATTTCTTACCAAATGATGCTTGAAACGGGGTTTTTGGGCCAATTTCGAGTTCTAgcgagagagtgtagagagagaaagtttttaGTGAGAGagtaaaagcttcaaaatgatgtcattcaatcccttatataggggttgagtttgtggcccggtggaattctacccgatactgccgttagacgGTGCTTTTGGTCGAACCCGATAAATTTCCCGTAATCACGATTTAGATGAAAATAACAATTTTCCAAACAAATATGGAGAATATTTTAATGATTATAACACATCCTGACACTTACGAAATCAAAATAAAGGTCGTGATAAAATTAATTTAACGCAAAGGTTAACAGAACAAATTGAATACGACGGTTTATATTCGACGAGAACGGTtttagtgacggaataaattataggttgtcacaatatatatatatatatatatatatatatatatatatatatatatatatatatatatatatatatatatatatatatatatatatatatatatatatatggcaacacatatttgaaccattgaaaacatgacaacacatcacttccacaataacttccatAAGGCTAACCGGTATACTATTCACGAAGCGGACCGTGGTCTAGTTGGCCACGAACCACAGACGTGCACACCGTCCCGGTGGTTCGTGGTGGTCCGTGGTCGTTGCAATTTGTGGTCGGGACAACGGATTCAAACGAAGATTTCTATTGGTGTTTGGTTTTTGGAGCCGTTGAACGGCTATTTtggccgtttttttttttttttttttttcaaactcaatTATAAAAACACTTCTAATaccaaaacacatacacatacatacacattcTACACTCAATTACACCCATGGATCCCTCGATAAATATggaatttttaaaaagttttgacTCGGATGACGACGTAGAATTCGTCGAGACATTCTTCAATGTTGTGCAACACGTTCACGCCGAAGAAAGTTCGAATGCAGCGCGTACAAGGGCGGTCGTCAATCGTGATCGCCAAGCCGCACACGACTTATTGGTACGTGATTACTTTGCCGATAATTGTCTTTATAATGACGACTCGTTCGAACGTCGTTTTCGTCTGAATAAGGCTATATTTTTACGTATTAGTAATGCTTTAGAATCTCGTTatgattttttcaaacaaaaacccgACGCTAGAGGAAGAATGGGTTTTAGTAGTATACAAAAATGTGCGGCTGCTCTTAGGTATTTGGGATACGGTATAGCATTTGATGCATCTGACGAATACTTGAAAGTATCCGAGAGGACCGCGGTTGAATGTGTAGATTGGTTTTCTGCATGTGTTTATGAGGTTTTTCACGAAGAATATTTGCGTAAACCTACTCAACGTGATATTGAGAGATTATATTCGGCTCATGAAAAGAGGCATGGATTTCCCGGTATGCTTGGCAGTCTAGATTGTACGCATGTGGCTTGGGAAAAATGTCCAACTGCATGGCGTGGTCAGTTCACTCGAGGAGATATAGGTGAACCAACTATCATCCTAGAAGCTGTTGCATCTCAAGATTTGTGGATATGGCATGCCTTTTTTGGAGTAGCGGGGTCTAACAACGACCTTAATGTTCTTGGTCAGTCTCCACTTTTCAACGATATTTGGACCGGCAAAGCACCTGATATGACGTTCACAGTAAACGGGCACGCGTACAAATATGGTTACTACCTTGGTGATGGGATATACCCGGATTATTCTACATTGATGAAGGCATACTCAGTTCCTCGAAGTGAAAAAGCaaaattttttacaaaaaaacagGAATCAGCGAGAAAGGATATCGAGAGGGCATTTGGAGTCCTTAAGCAAACATGACATGTAGTGAAATATGCTACACGACTTTGGAATAAAGAAAGAATTAAGCGAATGGTCCTAGCATGTATTAtaatgcataatatgattattgaaGATGAAGGTCGAGCGATTTGCACGTATGATCCGAACGAcgttgtcgttccaattgaggagTTCGTACCCGGAACGAATGCACGAAAATTTTGTGCTTTTTGTTGATTCTATTTTATTCTTAGTTTATGAAGATACAAGGGAAGAGGAGCCAAAGGAAGTGGAAGCTATTTTTCATCAGATTTGGTTTGAAAAACATAAGGGGTATGTATGTTTTTCCTCCTTGCTGGTGTGATGTTTTCTAATACTTGGCGGTGGTGATCCCCTGGAGTGTGTTGGATATTTTTTTGTTGGAGTTGTTCTATTGTTTCCTATTATGTTGGTTGTACTTATTGTTCTTAATATATTTGGACTATTGGGGGCTTACGGTTGAAGTTATTTTTAATCTATTAAGTAATGTTTCAATTTCTATCATTTCTTTTCAGGTTGGTTCTGATTTGTCAATTCAATTTAGTATCTCTGGTCCTTCTTCAAGTTCCAAATGTAAGAGCTTTCTTCCActtaattttttctttttctttttaattaacaCTCAGTAATAATACTATAAAATAAGGGGGTGATTTTGTTAAAGGAAATGTGTCAAATTTGATATAATGGTTGCTGTAAAAGAAGCCAGATTGGTGGCTTACAGTTTAAGTTCTTTTCAacctaatttttttatataacaggtgattaattatttaataaatgtaACTACTAACTACTCTTCATTGTTAAATATGAAACGTAATTCTAGCTTTGTAGTAATTGAAATGTTGATCAATATTTCAGGTGGATGATGATATTACGTATtggatttttaatatatttattaagtTTCTAATTGATTAATGTTGTTGATCTGGTGCATTTTCAAATTATTGTGTCAAAAATCTTAGGTAGGCATAAGTATGCCCTGATGATATAAAGATTCTGACTTTCATCATTCATAAAGATGGTAATTTGTTCAACTTGGATTCTTCATATTATTGAGACAGCTTGATAAGTGTACTCTCAAGGATTATGGTGAATTTGTAATTGTAAATGGAAAAGTCTTTTTTTCCATCTATATTTGTCAAAAATATGTAATTTTGTTTCCTTTTTGTTAATTActttttatttttagatttgtATCTTATTGAAGTTTTGCAGTATGTCAAAGGAGATCTGGTTGTTGCACTTTTGGTGATGACTTGACTGCTTCCAATTCTTTTTAATCGGTTGTTGCACTTTTGGTTGCAGACTGTTGGGGAGTACTCTTCTTATTTTTGGCCATTTTACCCTTCTTGGTTTCAGGTGTTTGTTTTTAAGTTTCTCTTGCTTTTACTCTGTattctaactctctctctctatctatctagctCTCTGATGGCTTCTTTATTTATCAAATCATTTACCGTTCAAAAACTTTTAAGTTCtgattttcaattttattttaaatataattatttaagacAAGTTGATCATGTATACCTGATAATTGTTTATTTCATTATTATGTttggttttattttttttcaataaattgGCCTTTCAAACTTTAATGTTATGTATTCTTggcttatataattatataatgaCATTAGTTGcaaaattatatttaaattaaatagataTATCTATTTTGTCCTATTTTTTCCATTTATCGATATTCATTTTATCTTACAAAAACACAAATTTATAAGATAATTTTTTCTTTTACCAATATGTTGGTGACAGTTGAATGCGGTAACTAATATTTTATGGACTGAAATGTCTTTTACTATACTTAGTCaagtatatatttattttaaaattgttttaattaatgaattttaatatacatttattTTTGATATATTACGTAGTAGATAATTTTTTCTTTTACCAATATGTTGGTGACAATTGAATGCGGTAACTAATCTTTTATGGACCGAAATGTCTTTTACTATACTTCGATCCAGTTTAATCTATTAACCAGATAATAAAACCAAACTAATAGTTATTTTATGTTAGTGTCATGTCGTGTTTGTCGTATTGTAATGGGTTTGTTTTTGTGTCAATGAAAAAAACAAGATATCACGTCGTGTCGTGGTAGACACAAACACGACATGTTTCCCCAATT containing:
- the LOC111886425 gene encoding uncharacterized protein LOC111886425, coding for MEFLKSFDSDDDVEFVETFFNVVQHVHAEESSNAARTRAVVNRDRQAAHDLLVRDYFADNCLYNDDSFERRFRLNKAIFLRISNALESRYDFFKQKPDARGRMGFSSIQKCAAALRYLGYGIAFDASDEYLKVSERTAVECVDWFSACVYEVFHEEYLRKPTQRDIERLYSAHEKRHGFPGMLGSLDCTHVAWEKCPTAWRGQFTRGDIGEPTIILEAVASQDLWIWHAFFGVAGSNNDLNVLGQSPLFNDIWTGKAPDMTFTVNGHAYKYGYYLGDGIYPDYSTLMKAYSVPRSEKAKFFTKKQESARKDIERAFGVLKQT